A segment of the Maylandia zebra isolate NMK-2024a linkage group LG2, Mzebra_GT3a, whole genome shotgun sequence genome:
CTGGAGGTAAGAAAAACTgcactgtgttgtgtttttgtgttatcAATTTATGTTTTCAGAACTcaacaggaaagaaaaaggggaaaacCCTCGAAAAGTTCGACTTTTGCTGGAAACTAATGGTTTGTGCCTACGTCCAAACGGTCACGCGTCATCTCTCGCGAGAGGCTGCACGCGACAACATAAGTGTCTGATGTAATATTAGTTTCCCCTAACGTCAATAAAAACAGCCCTCGCACTTGCTCGAGACCAAAAAGCGGGCAAAGATGGGGCCCCTGCCTCGTTTGTAGATTGAGAGCAGGCCACAGCCCCGTATGTTCACGAGTGTGCTTTACCTGCATCGAGTTGGTTAATACTCTAACgtcggtgttttgttttttcctaaattgtgttttcttttcttttttatacatGTATAACTACATACATATTGTTTAAGTTCTGTAGTTAAACTTGTATCGGTAAGGCTTATAACAACACTGCCCCCTGTGACAAACGAAAACACGGTGGTCTGATCGGTGACTTGTTGCAGCGTCAAACTTACTGATTGTTGTCTCAAACACAACACGCCCAGTCTTAACTCGTGACTTTTAGGGTGTATGTGTCCGGCTGCCAGAAATGCAGAGTGATTGGCCTTCGCAGTGGTGGAGGAGCGGGAGGCCGTCCTATCCCTGCTTCTCTCTGTTCTGCATTTGAGGAACAGTAGAGAACATTCTGTACATTTTGAAGGGGGAGGGGGTGAAATGTGTAATGcatgggggaatgtaaacattTCAAGAAAAAGGCCTAAAAATGGATGCCAAAGGACACGTGACAGGATGTCGCTACTGAGTTTTGACTTGAGTTAAACTTTGTATAGTGACACATTAAATTTTGCACACCCTATCAGGTCGATGCTTGTgttgctaaccctaaccctttgtCACATGTAGCTGCATGGCGCAGTCGCTGCTTTCACTATAGGTTGCATTCCAGCCCCCTTCCCCTGCCCCATTTCCCTCTGCTTTGCTTCCCTTTGTCTAGGATGAATTGCCGTAACTGTTTTTCAACGTGTTTTTCCTTGTAGACGGTACAAACTccattttgaaaagaaaaataagtacTTTTAGGTTAATTCATAAGCATTTAATGACTGCTGTATATGTAACAGCTTTCTGCTGAATCAAAATATGAAACATGTGGCTTTAATCTGAAAGCATCTTGCTTCAAAGTGAGAATGTTTTGTGGTTTGATTTCTTGGAATTCCTAGAATTACTGTGACGGCTCTAAACATTGTGTGCACACAACCCTTTCCCCACTTAAATCTCTTCCAATACAGAATAATATTGTCCAAATCTCCAGATGTGCACCTTAGATCACTGCAAAGGGGCTTGAGTAATAACTAGGCTGCAGTTTGAGCTTGCAGAAGTCCAGCCTTTGTTCTGTTGTTTGACTCTTTGTTTCGATTTtaacccccaccccctcctAAAACAAAATAGGCACCCGCATCATCTATGACAGAAAGTTCCTCTTGGATTGTCGAAACTCTCCTCTTGCTCGGACCCCCCCATGCTGTCTTCCCCAAATCCCAGGGGTAACTGTACCAGCCACACACTCCACGGGGAAGTTGCAGGATCtcaaagaggaggaagaagaggaagagaaagacaTTGCAGGTAAATGTCTTGTACATATAAGATTCATTTGTGTCACCACAACTTGTAATGTGGAATTTTACTTGATATATATTGAGTCTCCTGAAAGTTCAGAATCCTTATTGTTCCCTTTATTTGTGAGAGTGATGTCAGCCAACACAATTTTATCAATCTGAACACTCAGGATAAATactgggaggggaaaaaagctttGCATGTGACTGAGGTGCCCAAAACAAATAGttcaataatttgttttgcaatgTGCAGCTGTTGGGTTAGGGTGGTGGGGGGCATGCCAACACTGATAAAAGGGATTAATAAGCTTCAAGGCATATGAGCCCATGAAATGGAACCTGTTCTTAAGTAAAACGGTTTTTGATTCCTGTCTTTTTCCTAACCCCTGAGgggggggggtgtgtgtgtgtgtgtgtgtgtgtgtgtgtgtgtgtgtctcgcAATTGACATTAAAGGCTCCACTGACTGTTTTATGATTAAGTCGAAATGCTGATTAAGCCAGCGTGTCCAGCCTTAACCATCATATGCATACAGCCTGCTGTTCTTGCAGTCCTCAACTCTGCAGCTGAACTGTTTGTTAGCTGTTTACCTTTTTATTAAAAAGAGGCCAGCAGTTTATTGGTAAACAATCATGTCTGACAAAGTGACTTTGCACGATTAACAGTTCAAAATCTGGTTATCTTAAACTGCATAGATGTTGTTCCTCTCTTTAGAACCATTTTAGCTGTCTTTTGATTGGCGGCCCCTCATGGATAGAAGCCAGAAAGTTGTGTGAGATGATCATATGTTCAGGATATTGTTTTCTGGGCAAGGAGAATAAAACAACTCAAGGAATGAGCATTTAGACGAGTGTTAAGCCTGAGCTTGTGACTCACTGCGATTACTTGTACAAACACAGCCAAAGATTCAGATCATAATGTCACAGGCTGAGGAAAAGCATCAtatttccactttttttttttttttttaaagtttaatgtcttttggtaaacaacttgacttattattattattgatttccAATTAGAATATTGTGACTTGCTAGAGATAAAGTTCCTTATTTTGGCAACAAATCCTCTAGTGGGGCTTATTGTGGCCATGTGACCAAAGGTTGGGTTCACAGTTTAGTCATTTGTTATTGACTGAAGTACATGCAGCTATCAATCTGCCCTCCTCCATTCCTCCTGTCAAACTGAAGACCATGAGGATTACACGTGACCCCTGCCTACTTGTCTCCTTCTTTGTGTGGGTAAAAACACCCAAGACGTGCCGTGggtcttgtttttatgttctatgtcCTTGGTGTGTCCGTGTGTTTTTTGCCCCCTTGATGGTTTCCTTTGCAGTGATAAGAGCTAGTTTGTTCTCGTCGCCATTGTCGGTTAAGGTGTGGCTGCAACCGCACAAATAAGGTGATGGCAGATTATCAAACCTCACTGTTTTTAATctcaactgttttgttttgtgctttttttttttttttttttttttttttttttttttttttttttccccccccaacAGATGACAACCAGTTTGAGATGGACATCTGAGCTGCAGTATTACCTCCTGTGGAGATGTTTAAATGCCTCCAAGGTCATCACTGACCGTAACGCATTACAAATGAAgctttttcacttttcttttttttttttttaaaacgagTAAAAGCTTTTGTCTGGAATTAAAGAATGAAAGCATAAAAGTAGGGTGCTTTTAACCCTACAAAAGTGTTTATTGTACTAAATGGGTTGTTTGGTTGCTGATTCACTTCAGAACTGTagcaggattaaaaaaaaaaatccattttgatttcactttttaaaatctttgtaaATAAGAAACTTGTActatgttgcttttttttttttttttttttttttttttaaatcgaggGACTATAAGATGATCGTACCGAGACATATGAAGTTGGTACTTTCAATGCATGCATCATTTATCATTTCCCCCACCCGCCCTAAAAAGGAAGGTTGACTTTCTTTGTTTGGTAGACAGGTGTCACCTAACATTGCGGGGGTGCCTTCTGAAATTCAGGTCCTACTTTGTTTTGTATAGAGGAAGTGATGGAATGTGAAGAAATTCAAATAAAGGCTGTGAAAACTGTCAAATTGTTTCTTCGCTTTCTTTTTGTCCATGTTTTAGCTTTTAAGCTGCACACTAACATAAAGGCCTTGTAACTTAAACTTTTACCATTTCCAATAAAGTATATATTTCTCTAAAGAGAAATGGTCTACAAGGGTTTCAAGTGTTAATGTATTTTTATGACCCCAAAGGATAGCTCATAAAGTTTGATAACATGTACTTTGGGTAAAGTACACGTCTGTGCTTTATGTCAGGTTTTCTCTGTGCTCAAATGGACTCAAATGGAGCCTGTAAGCCTGGGCTTCACGTTTAGTAAATGATTGTGCTGCCTTATTTCACAGAAATCCACTATAGCCAGTGTAGCTAAGACGATGACCCTGTTACACCTTGTAACAGAAAAGCATGTTGCCATGCAAAAATGTATATTAGGCAGTTAGTATGTTGCATTACTTGTGTACTGATACTCTTGTATTCTTAAAAAGGGAAATCCACATGTGCATAGAAGCTCAATTTTGCTGATCTGTGTGAAGTAAAATGGTTATTTTTAGGCTTGTGGTTCTCTGAATGTCAGGAACAGGGCCAGACTGAATATGATTTTTCTAGAAGGTGGgaaataaaattttttttttaaaaaagtcctTCCAGTCAAAGTTTTGTGGATAATCCCCAGCTATTCTAGTCTGCATGCTGAAGTATCATTGTCCAAGATGCATTTATCAGTGCGTGTGTGGGAAAGTTAGAGAAAAAGTATGAGAACCACAGCTTTAGTCTTTATCCTGGTATTATGCACCGTTTATGTTGATGGGAAATGCAATCTTGAATTTTCAGACATagcaaaaaaacactgaaaaatctattaagtgttttttttctttctttttttttctaatatttatCAGGAGTGGCTTTGAAGCACAAGGCTGCCCAGAGTCATGTACACTGTGTCTCCGGCCGTGGCCACTCAGCAAGGTCAGTGCTAGGCATGCTGGCTTATTCCAGACACTGGCAGTCTATAGATCAGGGAAACTGACTGTGGAAGTAGGTCTGGTCTTAAGGAATGAAAGCAGCTGCACCTCAGAGGCCAGACACAGTAAAACTATACCGCAGTATGGGGGCGGGGGTATGACACCTGCTGGTATTTGACCAGATAGTCATTTCAAATATGTAATTGTGGATTTACTGAGTATTTTAGCTAATAATAATGACAGTCTATTCTGAGTGGAGTATTCAAGCAAAAACGGACAAGCAGCCCCTGCCCCACATTGTTCATGTTTAATTTTGTGACATCATTCTGTTCAGATGTTGAAGACATGGTTTTGCAGATATTATTACCAACCACCtctaattaattaaagcaagcAGTGTAGTAACTGTAGTTCCTTTAAGAACAAGCAAATTAAATGTGCTCTGTTAGCTTGTATTAGCTCACCTTACAGCAAATACAATGCTCAGACAGCAGGTTAACGTTTTGCTTCTGTAATAATTCTAGACTAGACTAGACCATCGAGGTCACCATCTATCAACGATATTTGGCTGAATTCTGGCTGCATTGAGCTGATTTTACAGCTGAATCCAGGCTAAAGTAAGCTACAAATGTTAGCCAAGGTTTTCAAacatattttgatttatttctttatttttaataaagtacGTAAATGGACTTTGCATGCTCATTGCcagctctgttttttttaaattcttggacTCCTCTAGAGTGGCTTTACATgactcacagttcaaaataatccctgTTTATCTTACTGTGGACTTCAGTGCAGGCTCTCAGTTTTTAAACTATCTGAAACAAGCTATTTTGCATCCAGTATCTGTGTATCCATTATTGCGACAGTATATATATGAGATAAACCAAGGGAAAGGATGATGGGTCGACTTCAGAGAAATGATAAGAAAGGTTTGTTGCAGCAATAATAAGTCTCAGAGTGAGCGAGATTTACTTAAGGAACTCTATTGCAGGGCATATGACAGCCTATCGATACCTCCGACATCTCAATATGACAAGATATAATAGCACACATTTCAGGAGTGTAGTAGGCCATTATGATGCTTTTATACAATGCATTTTCACTGCATTGCATACATTACACTGTGTCCAGCAAGCAGCTGATCCtgaaatgttttgtgttgttgATGAGTGGACTACCAGTCTCTGGTCTGCTGCACATTTGTGAAATGTTATTTTGGAAAAAATATGTCTGTGCTGTTGAAAACAACACCACAGATGACCACCCTTGCCATCCAAGTTCAAATGAACCCTGGTAAACTTGCTCCAGTGCCCTTTTCCAAAGAGTTAAGATCCCTTCTTTGCGTCTTCGCTCCTCCCAGTTTCCCTGTAAGAGGGTCGGGTAAAGCTGGCATGGCCGATGAGGATCTATTTTTATCAGCTGCTCCTGTGCTCCTGTTAAAGCCGAGCAGTACAAGTTCAGGATGAATCGCCCGGGTGACGATGTAAAcagacactcaaacacacagccTACTAGGTGACATATATCCTGACAGGAAGGGGCCTGGAGGGGTGGGAGTGGGCTGATGCAGGCCGCATGTTtgacacatacacgcacacaaactCAATTTCACATTACTTACACCACAGGAAAGCCAGCCAGCTGTTTACCAGGATTCCTGTTGAGCACATGAGTAAAAGAGTACACTGTAAACGCTGATTCCTCGATCGCTGTTACACTGAAATTTAATATGAGACACTGTCAGATGTTTCTTGGATTACATGAGGCTCATATGATGCTTGAAAACATTtcattgtaatttatttttttttactatattcCCTAGAAGTGATCTTTGAAAAGTATTTTTGAATTGTTTTTCATGTATTCAGAACTGGTCTGTGATGTTTACAATGCAGGCTACACCGTCTTGCATTTGGCTCAGTAACGCTGACGATTTCTTCACTGTTTGTTGCACAATCGCTGCTGTTGCCTAATGTGTCACCGGTAACTTTCATCAACAGACTTTCTGTGCATGACTTTACGCTTCCGCTGTAAACATACTGTGCTTAGTGTGCATATGTCAGAGATCAGGGTTTCGATACCCAGTGGCACCACTGGTTTACAGCTCTGTTTGTTGATACAGGTGTCCTGTTACACATACTCAATGTGCAAGCCTCATCACATGTTGCTACATGGAATTCTTTGCAGAACAGAAATCATTGCCTTTTAAATTCAACTGTCAATAGCAGAGGTCACGCTGTCCAATTTCTGGTATGCTACTCATTCATTAAACAGAATATCATGTATTGTCAAACATCCACCATACCTGCTGCTGAAACAAGcatgtatatactgtatatatagtaACCAGTTATCCATCCCTTCTTTATTTCATAATTTATTCAAACATCTTTGCACTCCTCACCATTGCACATACAGTGTGGATATGCCATACATGTTGTTACTATACTGGCTGTTCATTCTGTTTACACTGAatgcaaagggaaaaaaacagagccCAGTTCCTTGTATGTGCACACATACAGATTCCGATATATAATAGTGAAGAATTATATTTTGGTTTAACATCTaccagtgatttaaaaaaaaaaacccttataTGTGAGATATGCCCAGGTTGGTTTGTATTACAGTTACTTTACAGTGTAATAAGATAGATATAAGGGTGTTATTGTCTTAGAAAACATGATGTATGTTAATGAATTTGTAAATATTATCCAGCAATATATATTGATGTAAGAATTACAGATCCTTTTTTGGTTTCATAATGAGTACTTACAGCTGGGAAAACAAACTTATACTTCTAATGGAGCTATTGACATGAAATCATTACCAGATGTTGGTAACATCCCAAATAATCTGTGCATACAAAGAAACCAAGACAAATGAGTCCTTAAATTAAGCCATGTGTAGTGGCGTGGAATGACACAAGGACATATGAAGAAAGGGAGGTGTGAAAAGGCATTGAAAGCCTTAGCCAACTTTATATCTCAATGTCACCAGGTGATGTTGAACCTATCCAAACAATTAATAAATGCATTGAGCAAATTAACAACTGGATGTCTCATAATTTCCTTCAACtgaacaaaaccaaaactgaaGTACTTATCTTTGGACCCAAAAAAGATCGACTAAATATCAGTAATCAGCTTAAACTGGTCCAACTAGAAACTACTGACCAGGCCAGAAATTTAGGTGCAATAATGGACTCAGACCTGAACCTCCAGGGCCACATAAAAGTAATAACAAGGTCAGCCTTCTATCATATGAGGAACATTTCTAGGATTAAAGGACTGATGACACAAGGAGACCTAGAAAAACTCATCCATGAATTTATCTCTAGCCaccttgattactgtaacagtatCTTCACAGGTTTACCTAAAAAAATCAATCAGACAACTGCAGCTGATCCAGAACGCTGTTGCTTGTGTTCTCACTAGAATCAAGAAAATAGAGCACATTACCCCAGTTCTAAAGTCATTACACTGGCTCCCTCTAGCTCAGAGAATAGACTTTTATTAGTTTATAAATCATTGAATGGGCTAGCACCAGAGTACATTAGAGATCTGCTATCATGGTACAAATCATCTAGATCAGTTAGGTCCTCCAGCTCTAGTTTAGTGACTGTCCCTAGAACCAGAACTAAACATGGAGAAGCAGCTTTTCGTTTCTATGCTCCTCACATCTGGAGCGCACTATCAGGAGAATGCAAAGCTGCAGAGACACTGAACTCCTTACTTATTTAGACTTGCTTATGAGTAACTGATCTTATTATGGCTTTCTACttgcttgtttttaattttgaatTGCACCTTGAATTGCCTTGTGCTTAAagtgtgctatacaaataaaattgcctTGCTTTGCCTAGAAGCCAGCTGAGATCTCTCTCTATTATGAATGCA
Coding sequences within it:
- the eif4ebp3l gene encoding eukaryotic translation initiation factor 4E-binding protein 3-like, coding for MSVDANQVKSRPIPTRVLTLKDWSQLPDCYSQTPGGTLFSTTPGGTRIIYDRKFLLDCRNSPLARTPPCCLPQIPGVTVPATHSTGKLQDLKEEEEEEEKDIADDNQFEMDI